A region from the Bosea sp. RAC05 genome encodes:
- a CDS encoding DUF2491 family protein produces MPSYARTDAAYGSWNPFFMWWMLESLSRPGHAAWFAANRSDPGYTAWRSQADEIAKDNLDLRLKLSDLDERLKAEPVPSPSAQVVPAGVRPEQARVSNPFGTAQTVNAGQATASSAGSFLSFLMILIFCLGFGLIGVLLVRAALRNSARKRDNKMGALSTLRNLAKARVTTADAKPRDPFRLGQVITLDGSMFLLAGAATKVVAPEGVSVGPSAVTVTAVGRLDRDLWRLHLGSEAFLQIQLDAGKPVEARYFSRFDEVTPSSGEEWAFWLDDAEGMIGFPTFETKDGKAYQRVWQAGEARVEPRTITESRTDEAGTRRVKSSAMLYAADTGRSTPSPTREYLLVAAVEDGEDASVLIHAGIDIDPSFLSLI; encoded by the coding sequence GTGCCTTCCTACGCACGCACCGATGCCGCCTACGGTTCCTGGAATCCGTTCTTCATGTGGTGGATGCTGGAGAGCCTGTCTCGTCCTGGTCACGCTGCATGGTTTGCTGCCAATCGATCAGACCCAGGCTACACCGCATGGCGTTCCCAGGCCGACGAGATCGCGAAGGACAATCTCGATCTCAGGCTGAAGCTCTCGGATCTGGACGAGAGGCTGAAAGCCGAACCTGTTCCCTCTCCATCCGCGCAAGTCGTTCCGGCCGGGGTGCGGCCTGAACAGGCCCGCGTCAGCAATCCCTTCGGTACGGCGCAGACCGTCAACGCAGGGCAGGCCACTGCATCGTCGGCGGGATCGTTCCTGTCATTCCTGATGATCCTCATCTTCTGCCTGGGATTTGGACTGATCGGCGTGCTGCTGGTCCGAGCCGCCCTCAGAAACTCCGCACGCAAGAGGGACAATAAAATGGGTGCGCTTTCGACCCTGAGGAATCTGGCAAAGGCGAGGGTAACGACAGCCGACGCCAAGCCCCGTGATCCTTTCCGGCTTGGGCAGGTCATCACTCTCGACGGCAGCATGTTCCTTCTGGCGGGGGCCGCCACGAAAGTGGTCGCACCGGAGGGGGTTTCGGTCGGGCCGTCGGCGGTCACGGTCACAGCAGTCGGTCGCCTCGATCGTGATCTCTGGCGGCTGCACCTGGGCAGCGAAGCCTTCCTCCAGATCCAGCTCGACGCCGGAAAGCCTGTCGAAGCCCGCTACTTCTCGCGCTTCGACGAGGTCACACCATCATCGGGCGAGGAGTGGGCATTCTGGCTCGACGATGCTGAGGGCATGATCGGTTTCCCGACCTTCGAAACCAAAGACGGCAAGGCCTACCAGCGCGTCTGGCAGGCTGGCGAAGCTCGGGTCGAGCCTCGCACGATCACCGAGAGCCGGACTGATGAAGCCGGAACCCGCCGCGTGAAGTCGTCCGCGATGCTCTACGCCGCCGACACCGGCCGAAGCACTCCTTCTCCGACCCGCGAGTACCTGCTCGTCGCGGCCGTCGAAGACGGCGAGGACGCCAGCGTGCTCATCCACGCCGGCATCGACATCGATCCGTCTTTCCTCTCGCTCATCTGA
- a CDS encoding DUF350 domain-containing protein produces the protein MFDLNTIVSALATGVPVLIGHILLAMVLFAAGVRIHIAITPIDEPRLVAAGNTAAGIALSGAILGMAIPLAATLATSKSALDIVLWGIVALIVQLALYAVASLTVRGLRGLVEAGNVAVGTVLAAAQIGIAFLVAAALAV, from the coding sequence ATGTTCGACCTCAACACGATCGTCTCGGCCCTCGCTACCGGCGTTCCCGTCCTCATCGGCCACATCCTGCTGGCGATGGTTCTGTTCGCCGCGGGCGTTCGCATTCACATCGCGATCACTCCCATCGACGAGCCTCGTCTCGTTGCTGCGGGCAACACGGCAGCCGGCATCGCTCTGTCGGGAGCTATCCTCGGCATGGCCATTCCCCTGGCGGCGACGCTCGCGACGAGCAAGTCGGCCCTCGACATCGTGCTCTGGGGCATCGTCGCTCTGATCGTTCAGCTCGCCTTGTACGCGGTGGCATCGCTCACGGTGCGGGGTCTGCGCGGTCTCGTCGAGGCTGGGAACGTCGCAGTCGGCACCGTCCTGGCTGCAGCGCAGATCGGCATCGCCTTCCTGGTCGCCGCGGCACTGGCCGTCTGA
- a CDS encoding PilZ domain-containing protein, which produces MTPDAHQDRSLNRRRYSRNLQRVEPVFPLFVVGTSTSDLMGDSPIVLHEASNDGLRFKSDTPPEVGDVVQLKMRGLRDFSAMITRIEAGGFVAMPTLITDIRAFANEIAAISREQAAEAKRRHERIVPEQSSALVRTSDGTTTRAKVLDVSLSGAAIESSLRPPLRSEISLGKLDATVVRHLPNGFAVEFNNLLSEVLVKAFEAEAPLAPPGP; this is translated from the coding sequence ATGACTCCGGATGCCCACCAGGATCGTTCCCTGAACAGACGGCGCTATTCGCGCAACCTGCAGCGCGTCGAGCCCGTGTTTCCGCTTTTTGTCGTCGGTACCTCGACATCCGATCTCATGGGGGATTCCCCCATCGTCCTTCACGAGGCGAGCAATGATGGCTTGAGGTTCAAGTCGGACACGCCTCCCGAGGTCGGCGACGTCGTTCAGCTCAAAATGCGCGGCTTGCGCGATTTCAGCGCCATGATCACCCGGATCGAAGCTGGCGGCTTTGTCGCCATGCCGACGCTGATCACTGACATCCGCGCTTTTGCCAACGAGATCGCCGCGATCTCGCGCGAACAGGCGGCCGAGGCCAAGCGCCGGCATGAGCGCATCGTTCCTGAACAGTCGTCGGCGCTGGTGAGGACGTCCGATGGCACCACGACCAGGGCCAAGGTGCTCGACGTCTCCTTGTCAGGCGCTGCGATCGAAAGTTCCCTCCGGCCTCCCCTGCGTTCAGAGATCTCGTTGGGCAAGCTCGATGCCACCGTCGTTAGGCACCTGCCCAACGGCTTTGCGGTCGAGTTCAATAACCTCCTAAGCGAGGTCCTGGTGAAGGCTTTCGAAGCCGAAGCGCCACTGGCTCCGCCTGGTCCCTGA
- a CDS encoding type II toxin-antitoxin system Phd/YefM family antitoxin, which yields MKEFSFSDLNRRSGDVLDAALAEPVKLMKRGKAKIVMLPQEQYERMRDAARSNEQTAFTLDTAPEEDIENLMTGFQEIVDQADREGR from the coding sequence ATGAAAGAGTTCTCGTTTTCGGATCTGAACCGTCGTTCTGGCGATGTCCTCGACGCGGCTTTGGCGGAGCCCGTGAAGCTGATGAAGCGAGGCAAGGCGAAGATCGTGATGCTGCCGCAGGAGCAATACGAGCGGATGAGGGATGCTGCCAGGTCCAATGAGCAGACCGCGTTCACGCTCGACACGGCTCCGGAGGAGGACATCGAGAACCTGATGACCGGATTTCAGGAAATCGTCGATCAGGCGGACCGAGAGGGTCGCTAA
- the recJ gene encoding single-stranded-DNA-specific exonuclease RecJ, whose amino-acid sequence MRIADVDTCRRFIHIRTMTEIANSPPKFCAPRSAKNRTYSLRAAPPHSVPGEIDPRVAAVAAARGAGDLESFFNPNFKASMPDPSRLADMQVAAARFAKAVEAGESIGLIGDYDVDGATSSAIVIRFLRMLGHEKVVWRIPHRIRDGYGPNTRLVDEIAAVGASLLVILDSGTAAIEPVARARSLELDVLIIDHHEAGETLPDAVLVNPKRPDEDRSLDYLCTAGLAFLFAVAVMRELRVTGFFERKAMTPPDIRGLLGLVALGTVADVVPLVGLNRAYVALGLPRMGDIAGIRALVDATGEQNFTPVSCGFVFGPCINAAGRIDDMSLGAELLVTEDPKRAEFLALQLHEMNQERQKMQKLAVQSAKDAVVETGQDTGTGVIVLHDENWHPGVVGLVAAKVREAFDKPAIIIGNSGKGSCRSVDGYNIGENVIAAYQAGLLVKGGGHAAAAGLTLDAPKLDALRAFMNASITGFEPPAVAVDFLMECGALQPDLVEAFDKLAPFGQGNPKPRIGVIGGFVRKVQILKSLHVKAWLSGSEGDTVILLFNAIGTPLGDQLSRSEGKQVDVVGVAEVSTYGGVTSVVLKPEDVFFGVDAHAQAYAA is encoded by the coding sequence TTGCGAATTGCCGACGTCGACACTTGCCGCCGATTCATTCACATTCGGACCATGACAGAAATCGCCAATTCGCCTCCGAAGTTCTGCGCCCCGCGATCGGCCAAGAACCGGACGTACTCGCTGCGCGCCGCGCCTCCCCATAGCGTTCCCGGCGAAATCGATCCTCGCGTGGCGGCCGTTGCCGCAGCACGCGGGGCCGGCGATCTGGAGTCGTTTTTCAACCCCAACTTCAAGGCGTCGATGCCGGACCCCAGCCGGCTTGCGGATATGCAGGTCGCCGCGGCTCGCTTCGCCAAAGCCGTCGAGGCCGGGGAAAGCATCGGACTGATCGGGGACTATGACGTCGATGGCGCGACCTCGTCGGCTATCGTCATTCGTTTCCTGCGGATGCTCGGGCATGAGAAGGTCGTCTGGCGGATCCCGCATCGCATTCGAGACGGATACGGCCCCAATACGAGGCTCGTGGACGAGATCGCCGCGGTCGGCGCCAGTCTTCTGGTCATTCTCGATTCCGGCACGGCTGCGATCGAGCCGGTCGCGCGCGCCCGGTCGCTCGAACTCGACGTTCTGATCATCGATCACCACGAGGCGGGTGAGACGCTGCCCGATGCCGTCTTGGTCAATCCCAAGCGTCCTGACGAAGATCGCTCGCTCGACTATCTCTGCACGGCCGGCCTGGCCTTCCTGTTTGCTGTCGCCGTCATGCGCGAGCTGCGAGTGACAGGCTTCTTCGAGCGCAAGGCCATGACGCCTCCCGACATTCGTGGCCTGCTGGGCCTCGTCGCCCTGGGAACAGTCGCTGACGTCGTGCCACTCGTCGGCCTCAACCGGGCTTATGTCGCCTTGGGCCTTCCCCGCATGGGCGACATCGCCGGCATTCGCGCCCTGGTCGACGCGACTGGCGAGCAGAACTTCACCCCTGTCTCCTGCGGCTTCGTCTTCGGTCCCTGCATCAATGCCGCGGGGAGGATCGACGATATGAGCCTGGGCGCGGAGCTCCTCGTGACCGAGGATCCCAAGCGCGCCGAGTTCCTCGCGCTTCAGCTCCACGAAATGAACCAGGAGCGACAGAAGATGCAAAAGCTGGCTGTCCAGTCGGCGAAGGACGCTGTCGTCGAAACCGGGCAGGATACCGGCACCGGCGTCATCGTCCTTCACGATGAGAACTGGCATCCGGGTGTCGTCGGCCTGGTCGCGGCAAAGGTGCGTGAGGCCTTCGACAAGCCGGCGATCATCATCGGCAATTCAGGCAAGGGCTCCTGCCGGTCGGTCGATGGCTACAATATCGGTGAGAACGTGATCGCGGCCTATCAAGCAGGTCTTCTGGTCAAGGGAGGCGGTCACGCAGCTGCAGCTGGCCTCACCCTCGATGCGCCCAAGCTCGACGCGCTCAGGGCGTTCATGAACGCGTCCATTACGGGCTTCGAGCCGCCGGCTGTCGCCGTCGATTTCCTCATGGAATGCGGGGCGCTCCAGCCAGACCTCGTCGAAGCGTTCGACAAGCTGGCGCCGTTCGGCCAGGGCAACCCAAAGCCGCGTATCGGCGTAATCGGGGGCTTCGTTCGCAAGGTGCAGATTCTGAAGTCACTTCACGTGAAGGCTTGGCTGTCAGGATCCGAAGGCGATACCGTCATCCTGCTCTTCAACGCGATCGGAACGCCTCTCGGCGACCAGCTGTCGCGCTCCGAAGGCAAGCAGGTGGATGTGGTCGGAGTTGCCGAGGTCTCAACCTATGGCGGCGTCACCAGCGTCGTCCTGAAGCCCGAGGACGTCTTCTTCGGGGTCGATGCTCACGCCCAGGCCTACGCGGCCTGA
- a CDS encoding GIY-YIG nuclease family protein: MTKRSLDDILADDDLIPLREETNGSVTSDMRVRQDFEEILRFVDDEGRLPQSPDATRGISSSTSERRLAIRLAKYRSKPGIVASLAQHDRHGVLQPPAEAAKEKLVSPASLDEILSGDDDILATEHDDIFELKFVGAKKAEPDWIANRVVCENFAAFKPLFDACAADLSSGIRKSYRFVNEQDINAGDFFILNGVIVYVAEVNDPHVRYGRKDARLRCIYDNGTESELLLRSLARHLYKDDNGRRISNPEAGPLFNSEVKEGDVRSGCVYIAVSLSTDPAIRSMKNLHKLGVTTGKPERRVARANLDPTFLMAPARLVKSYTIYNADPAKIERILHSFFAPVSLAIDVRDRFGTPIKPREWFLVPLEALDEAIKRLMEGSIAAYRYDEIQQTVVLA, translated from the coding sequence ATGACGAAGCGATCGCTCGACGACATCCTTGCAGACGACGACCTGATCCCGCTTCGTGAAGAGACGAATGGATCAGTCACGTCAGATATGCGCGTGCGCCAGGATTTCGAGGAAATCCTGCGGTTCGTCGATGATGAAGGGCGACTTCCACAGTCGCCCGACGCTACCCGCGGTATCTCATCTTCCACCTCAGAGCGTCGTCTGGCTATCCGCCTGGCAAAGTACCGCTCGAAGCCTGGGATCGTGGCTTCGCTGGCCCAACATGACCGCCATGGAGTGCTGCAGCCGCCGGCGGAGGCAGCCAAGGAGAAGCTTGTCTCCCCTGCCTCTCTCGACGAGATCCTGTCCGGCGATGACGACATCCTGGCAACAGAGCACGATGACATCTTCGAATTGAAGTTCGTTGGCGCCAAGAAGGCTGAACCGGACTGGATCGCCAACCGCGTGGTCTGCGAGAATTTTGCAGCTTTCAAGCCGCTGTTCGATGCCTGCGCAGCCGACCTCTCGTCCGGCATTCGTAAGTCCTATCGGTTCGTCAACGAGCAGGACATCAATGCCGGCGACTTCTTCATCCTGAATGGCGTCATCGTCTATGTCGCCGAGGTCAACGACCCTCATGTCCGCTACGGGCGCAAGGATGCGCGCCTGCGATGCATTTATGACAACGGAACGGAGTCGGAGCTGCTGCTGCGAAGCCTGGCGCGACACCTCTACAAGGACGACAACGGGCGTCGCATTTCGAACCCCGAAGCTGGCCCTCTCTTCAACAGTGAGGTCAAGGAAGGGGACGTCCGCTCAGGCTGTGTCTACATCGCGGTCTCGCTGTCGACGGATCCCGCCATCCGGTCGATGAAGAACCTGCATAAGCTCGGTGTGACGACCGGAAAGCCCGAAAGGCGCGTTGCCCGGGCCAATCTCGACCCGACGTTCCTGATGGCGCCGGCGCGGCTCGTGAAGTCGTACACGATCTACAACGCAGACCCCGCCAAGATCGAGCGCATCCTGCATAGCTTCTTCGCTCCAGTATCCCTTGCTATCGATGTCCGTGACCGGTTCGGAACACCGATCAAGCCACGCGAGTGGTTTCTGGTACCCCTTGAAGCCTTGGACGAGGCGATCAAACGATTGATGGAAGGTTCGATCGCCGCCTACCGCTATGACGAGATACAGCAGACCGTCGTTCTGGCCTGA
- a CDS encoding DEAD/DEAH box helicase, whose product MPNLVNVAYAQTGTSKKTNAMGMREMQARVFEHRNAQFLLVKAPPASGKSRALMFVGLDKLRKQGVKKVIVGVPERSIGASFASTRLTEDGFYADWHVKPEWNLCTSAGNSGKVPEFIRFLSSPDEVLVCTHATLRFAYEKVGAAAFENVCLAVDEFHHASADEDSRLGELVRALLQNKDTHIVAMTGSYFRGDANAILRPDDEMKFSRVTYTYYEQLSGYNHLRTLGIGYHFYRGRYTDVIGEVINGDLKTIIHIPSVQSGESTKDKYIEIDRILDHIGDVVGDRDPATGLYHVREPSGRVLKVADLVTEEGRDLVMATIRGIKAKEDLDIIIALGMAKEGFDWVWCEHALTVGYRGSLTEVIQIIGRVTRDAEGKSHAQFTNLIAEPDAAEEKVTGAVNNMLKAIACSLLMEQVLAPVFKFKARRDGDDVEGHRQDKDGDAGEGTHTIKITGFREASTERSRQIIATDLNDLKAAILQNETIMRAAMDPNEFAPEVINKVFIPTIIEQRYPDLTPDEVEEVRQHVVVDTVIKKEAVEGGDLTGTSAKPDDDSTGTGGGGGGGRMTGDEDPGGSRFVQMADRFVNIDELHIDLIDAVNPFQRAYEVLSKSVTASVLQRIHDSIRSTKIAMTEAEAVLLYDRIVEFKKAHGTMPNLQSVNPMEKRMAEAVLWLQNEKMKRKREAQAV is encoded by the coding sequence ATGCCAAACCTGGTGAACGTCGCTTACGCCCAGACCGGCACGAGCAAGAAGACCAATGCCATGGGCATGCGAGAGATGCAGGCTCGCGTCTTCGAGCACCGCAACGCCCAGTTTCTCCTGGTCAAGGCGCCGCCTGCCTCCGGCAAGAGCCGTGCCCTGATGTTCGTGGGGCTCGACAAGCTCCGCAAGCAGGGCGTCAAGAAGGTGATCGTTGGCGTTCCCGAGCGTTCGATCGGCGCGTCATTTGCCAGCACTCGGCTCACTGAGGATGGCTTCTATGCAGATTGGCATGTGAAGCCGGAGTGGAATTTATGCACTTCGGCTGGCAACTCCGGAAAGGTACCAGAGTTCATTCGCTTCCTTTCGAGCCCGGATGAGGTTCTGGTCTGCACCCACGCGACGCTCCGTTTCGCCTATGAGAAGGTCGGAGCTGCAGCTTTCGAAAACGTCTGCCTGGCCGTTGACGAATTTCACCATGCGTCGGCCGACGAGGACAGCCGGCTCGGCGAGCTTGTGCGCGCTCTGCTGCAGAACAAGGACACCCATATCGTCGCGATGACCGGCTCGTACTTTCGCGGCGATGCGAACGCGATTCTGCGCCCGGATGACGAGATGAAGTTCTCTCGTGTGACGTATACGTACTACGAGCAGCTTTCAGGCTACAATCACCTTCGCACTCTCGGCATCGGCTATCACTTCTATCGCGGCCGCTATACGGACGTCATCGGAGAGGTCATCAACGGTGACCTGAAGACGATCATCCACATCCCGAGCGTCCAGTCCGGCGAATCTACCAAGGACAAGTACATCGAGATCGATCGCATTCTCGATCACATTGGGGATGTCGTCGGCGATCGCGATCCAGCGACGGGCCTTTATCATGTCCGCGAGCCCAGCGGCCGCGTTCTCAAGGTCGCCGACCTCGTGACCGAGGAAGGGCGGGACCTGGTCATGGCGACGATCCGGGGCATCAAAGCCAAGGAAGACCTCGATATCATCATCGCTCTCGGGATGGCGAAGGAAGGGTTCGACTGGGTCTGGTGCGAACACGCCTTGACCGTTGGCTACCGCGGATCCTTGACAGAGGTCATCCAGATCATCGGGCGAGTGACCCGCGACGCCGAGGGCAAGTCACATGCGCAGTTCACCAACCTGATCGCCGAGCCCGATGCGGCCGAAGAAAAGGTCACCGGCGCCGTCAACAACATGCTGAAGGCGATCGCCTGCTCGCTCCTCATGGAGCAGGTCCTGGCGCCCGTCTTCAAATTCAAGGCTCGACGCGACGGTGACGATGTCGAAGGCCATCGTCAGGATAAAGATGGCGATGCCGGCGAGGGCACCCACACCATCAAGATCACCGGATTCCGGGAGGCATCAACTGAGCGCTCGCGGCAGATCATCGCGACGGATCTCAATGACCTGAAGGCGGCGATCCTCCAAAACGAAACGATCATGCGCGCCGCAATGGATCCCAACGAGTTCGCGCCGGAGGTTATCAACAAGGTCTTTATCCCGACGATCATCGAACAGCGCTATCCGGATCTAACGCCCGACGAGGTCGAGGAAGTCCGCCAGCATGTCGTCGTCGATACCGTCATCAAGAAGGAAGCTGTCGAGGGTGGCGATCTCACCGGCACGAGTGCCAAACCCGACGATGATTCCACCGGCACGGGGGGCGGGGGTGGCGGTGGACGCATGACTGGCGACGAGGATCCTGGAGGAAGTCGGTTCGTCCAGATGGCCGATCGCTTCGTCAACATCGATGAGCTGCACATCGACCTGATTGACGCTGTGAACCCTTTCCAGAGGGCGTACGAGGTCCTATCCAAATCCGTGACCGCATCCGTACTGCAGCGTATCCACGATTCGATCCGGTCGACCAAGATCGCGATGACCGAGGCGGAGGCAGTGCTGCTGTACGACAGGATCGTCGAGTTCAAGAAGGCCCATGGGACAATGCCTAACTTGCAGAGCGTCAACCCCATGGAAAAGCGGATGGCGGAGGCTGTGCTGTGGCTTCAGAACGAGAAGATGAAGCGCAAACGTGAGGCGCAGGCGGTCTGA
- the trxB gene encoding thioredoxin-disulfide reductase, translating to MTVHTTKVLIIGSGPAGYSAAIYAARANLAPILVTGLQPGGQLTITSEVENYPGFAHAVQGPDLMEQMRQQAQNVGSTLVSDIIVSVDLSCRPVRAVGDSGDEYLADTVIIATGAQARWLGLPSELEFSGSGVSSCAVCDGFFYRGKEVVVVGGGNTAVEEALYLSNLASKVTLVHRRNFVRAEAVLRDRLLANPKITVIWDHVVEEVLGDREPVKSVTGVRLRHVATGEMQEISTHGVFVAIGHDPATALFRGQLDMDETGYIAIKPWSTQTSSEVAWCAGDAAQTPQRQAVVAAAMGCMAALEVERFLMERPISSGAEAGADIDQAVAA from the coding sequence ATGACGGTTCACACAACAAAGGTTCTGATCATCGGATCGGGCCCTGCCGGTTACTCGGCTGCAATCTATGCGGCCAGGGCCAATCTCGCGCCCATTCTGGTGACCGGGCTCCAGCCTGGTGGTCAGCTGACCATCACGTCGGAGGTGGAGAACTATCCGGGGTTCGCTCATGCGGTCCAGGGTCCCGATCTGATGGAGCAGATGCGCCAACAGGCGCAGAACGTGGGCAGCACCCTGGTCAGCGACATCATCGTCTCTGTTGACCTGTCGTGCCGCCCGGTGCGCGCTGTTGGGGATTCGGGCGACGAATATCTCGCCGACACGGTGATCATCGCCACCGGTGCCCAGGCGCGGTGGCTTGGCCTGCCTTCAGAGCTGGAGTTCTCCGGATCCGGCGTCAGCAGCTGTGCCGTCTGCGACGGCTTCTTCTATCGCGGCAAGGAGGTCGTGGTCGTCGGCGGCGGAAACACGGCTGTCGAGGAGGCGCTCTACCTGTCCAATCTGGCCTCGAAGGTGACCCTCGTGCATCGCCGCAACTTCGTGCGCGCCGAGGCTGTGTTGCGCGATCGCCTTCTCGCAAACCCGAAGATCACCGTGATCTGGGACCACGTCGTCGAGGAGGTCCTCGGCGATCGGGAGCCGGTCAAGTCGGTCACCGGGGTGCGCCTGCGCCATGTCGCCACCGGTGAGATGCAGGAGATCTCCACACACGGCGTCTTCGTTGCGATCGGCCATGACCCGGCGACGGCCCTGTTTCGCGGTCAGCTCGACATGGACGAGACCGGCTACATCGCGATCAAGCCCTGGTCGACGCAGACCTCAAGCGAGGTCGCATGGTGCGCGGGTGACGCGGCCCAGACCCCTCAGCGACAAGCCGTCGTTGCCGCGGCCATGGGGTGCATGGCCGCGCTCGAAGTGGAGCGATTTCTCATGGAGCGCCCCATTTCGTCGGGCGCGGAGGCGGGCGCTGACATCGATCAGGCAGTCGCAGCCTGA